Genomic DNA from Gimesia aquarii:
AAATCTAATACATTGCCCGATGTGCATCTGCAGATCATGGACCGCGAATGATTTTTTTTAATAAGAAGTCAGCAAAGAAAAAGTTGAGCGCACAGCTAGTCGACTTACGACTTGTTTCCCAACAAGATATCGATTCCTGTCTTCAGGAACTTCAGGATAAATCGACTGATGATGACAAGCTGATTCGATTATTGGAACGGAAAAATTTGATTACTTCGTTTCAAGCTGGTCGTTTAAAAAGTAATGAACTCGAGGGTCTGGTACTTGGCGATAACAAATTAATGTACCAGAATGCCTCTGGAAGTTTCGCACGCGTCTATCGCGCTTCTTCCCTGACCAATGGTAGCATGGTGGGCGTCAAAGTTCTAAGACAGCGCTGGGCTCAGGATCCTGAAACTGTCAAGATGTTTCATCGGGAAGCAGAAGTTTGTAAGCAGTTTCAGCATAAAAATATTGTTCCGATATACGATGTCGGAGTGCAGGACAATATTCATTATTTCACGATGGAATTTGTAGAAGGGGGAAATCTACGTGATTTCATCACGATCCGCAAAAAACTTTCTCCACAGGAAGCGATCAACTACACGATCGATATTTGTGAAGGTTTGGAATACGCGAATCGTCTCGGGTACACACACCGTGACATGAAACCCACAAATGTGTTGATGTCGATTCAGGGAGTCGCCAAACTGATTGACTTTGGATTGGCAGGGGAAGAGGATGCCAGTGGTGCTGCCAATGAAGCCCATCAGCGTGCTGTTGAATATGGAACATTAGAAAAATCAACCGGTGCCCCACGAAATGATCCGCGAAGCGATCTCTATTTCGTGGGAACCATTTTTTATGAACTTCTTTGTGGTAAACCTCCGTTTCCACGTACTAAAGATGTCGAAGAACGGAAAAAACCATCACGGTATTCCCAGGTTCCTTCCATTACATCCCTGGATCCAGATTTGCCAATTTCGGTAGTGAATGTATTAGAAAAGTTAATGGCCTATCAACCGCAAGAACGTTTCCAATCTGCCACTGAGGCAATTCAAGAGTTGCTTGAAGTGCGTGCTCAATTAGATGATCCTGAAAATAAAAGCGATGCACAAGGAGCTTCGGAAGCGAAAGTGACGGCAGAGCAAACATTAAAAATTTCTATGGCTCCTCCTACAATTTTGTGCGTTGAAAATCGATCCAAGAATCAAGACGTCTTGCGGGATTACCTTACAAAACATGGCTATCGTGTTTTGATTTTAAGTGACGTAGATCGTGCTTTGAACCGTATTAAAGAAAATGCTCCTGACTGTGTCGTCTTTATGGAAGATGCCATTGGCTCAGGGGCCGTAGAAGCATTTCATAAAGCGATGGAACTGGATCTCGATCTGGCTGCGATTCTCATTCTTTCCGAGAAGAATGCCAAAACTAAGAAAAAATTAAGAAAAACAGATCGTTCTCGTATTCTTGTTCAACCTATCAAAATTCGCAATTTACGAGCTAAGATTCAGAAAGTTTTGCAGCATCAGCTCAACGATTCTGCAGAACTAACCGCTTATTGAACGTTGACCTTCTCAACGAGTGTTTTTTCTTCCCTGGTTTTTACCTTTTAGAAATGAGTGATACAAGCTCGCGTAGTTCACTCATATTTAGGAATATTAGGCTCTGGGATTTCTTCCAGAAGACGTGCAATGATATCTTCTGTTACCAATCCTTCAGCTTGAGCCTGGAAGTTGGTTGAAATGCGATGTCTGAGCACAGGAATCGCGACACGTCTGATGTCATTGAGCGAAACACTGGCGCGTCCCGCCATAGCAGCGATTGCTTTACCACCGGAAATCAAATATTGTCCTGCTCTTGGACCGGCTCCCCAGTCGACCATTTGTTTAATAAATTGGGGCGCTGAGCCATCAGAGGGGCGTGTCGCACGTACCAGTCGCGTCACATAGTTAATTGTCATCGGACCCACTTCGATCATGTTGATCTGTCTTTGGAGGTAGATGATCGATTTGGCCGTCAATACTTTGCGAATCTCCGGTTTCTCACTTATGCTGGTTGAAGCCAGGATTTTTTCTTCTTCTTCCAGATTCGGGTACTCGACCTTTATGTTGAACATAAAACGGTCCAGTTGTGCTTCGGGTAGCGGATAGGTTCCTTCCTGCTCAATGGGGTTTTGAGTGGCAATGACAAAGAAAGGGTCTGGTAAATCGTAGGTCTCCTGGCCTACGGTGACTTCTCGTTCCTGCATAGATTGCAACAGAGCAGCCTGTGTCTTCGGAGGGGTTCTGTTGATTTCATCTGCCAGCAGAATATTCGTAAACACCGGGCCTTGTACGAACCGAAATGAACGCCGTCCAGAATCCTCTTCTTCCAATACATTGGTTCCCGTAATATCAGAGGGCATCAGGTCAGGGGTAAACTGAATGCGTTTGAAATCGCAGTCAAGTATCTGAGCAATCGTGCTGACCAATAATGTCTTTGCTAGTCCGGGAACACCTACCAGGAGGCAATGTCCACCCGTAAAGATGGCTGCCATAATTTGTTCTATCACATCATCTTGCCCGATGATGACTTTATGAAGTTCGTCTACCATCACATCATGATGACGTTTTAACTTTTCGAGAAAATCGTCGAAGTCGCGTTTTTCGTTAGCCAATGTTTTTCCATTCTCTCATAAATGATTAAGTCTGTTTGAGTGAGATTAGTCATCCTGATACAGGGTACCAATTTATGTAGCTAAGTGTTTTGACTTATGTGAAAATACTTTTGCAGGAACCGCAATTATAGTCATCTCAAATGTCCAGAGAAACCGAGACTCCTGAGTAGAAGAAGTAAAACTGATACAATGTTCAAATCAGTCAGAAAAGTACTGACATCGTAAAAAATAGCTAAAAATCAGGTAAGTATAGACAATTGTTGAACTATAATGACTCTCATGACAGTTCTAGATGATAAGAGTTGCAGATTTTTGTCTAATGTTTTGTCACATGAGAGAAAGTGAGATGCTATGGAAGGTTCTGATAATCGAAAGTTGAGTTTAACATTACGCTGGATACTGGCGTTTGTTGTTTGCTTTACTTATTGTATGCAGCCATTATTCACTGCTTCTGCCCAGGAACTCACTGCAAAGTCGGTTGCTGATTCGATTGAGCGGGGACGAGATTTTCTGCTGAAAAATCAAAATGAGAGTGGTTCGTGGCCAGCTCCCATCGGATCCAGTTATAGTGTCGGAGTCAGCTGTCTAGCTTTGATGGCGATTGTCAATTGTGGGATGACAGCAAAAGACGAACCGGTCCAACGAGGTTTAAAATATTTAAGGTCAATTCGTCCTCCCGGTCCAAAGGGGACTTATCAGGTCAGTTTGATGATCATGGCTTTGGCCGCTGCGAAAGATGGTAAACGGGATTTAACATTGATTCAGGCTCTGGTCAGCCGCCTGGAGGCAAGCCAGGTAAAAAATGGTCCCGATGCAGGAGGCTGGAGCTATGGTCCTGGCATGGCCATTGGTGGAGTGGGAACCGCAGACAGAAGTAACAGCCAGTACGCTGTATTGGCTTTACGAGATGCGGTTCATGCGGGTGTGCCTGTCAGCCTTAGTACATGGCGATTGATCAAACAGTATTGGAGTACTCAGCAGAGTGCGGATGGAGGTTGGGGATATCAGTCCCGAGGCGGGAAAAGCAGAGGCAGTATGACAGTGGCCGGTATCGCCACAATGGTGATTGTGAATTCGATGCTGGGGGATGATTTGAAAGTCAATCCCGATGGAACACCCATTTGCTGTGATAAAAAAGAAGCAGATCAGTCAATAGAACGAGCAGTCCGTTGGATGACAAATCATTTTTCTGTGGGGAGCAATCCGGGAGTGAATTCCTGGTTACTCTACTATCTTTATGGACTCGAACGGGCGGGGCGACTCAGTGGGACACGTTTTTTTGGAAAACATGACTGGTACCGTGAAGGTGCTGCCTTCCTTGTAAAAAGACAGTCGGTACGAGATGGATCCTGGAAGGGAGCAGGGCAAATAGAAGGTAATCCTGTCTTGGGGACCAGTTTTGTTTTGTTGTTTCTTTCTAAGGGACTGGCGCCCGTCTTGATCAACAAACTGGAATACAACACAAAACAGAAAGTCGCTCAAAATCCGGATGCCATTCCTAATTGGAACCATCATCAAAACGATATTTTAAATCTGACAGACGCTTTATCAGGGCGTCCCGATTGGCCCAAACTTCTTACTTGGCAGACCGTCAATCTTGAGCTGGCAATTCAAAGTGGAAGTGTGCAGGTTCTCAGGCAGGCACCAGTACTCTTCATCAGTGGGCTGGACGATCCGGAATTTGGTGAAAAAGAAACGACGACGTTGAAGCAATACGTGGAACAAGGTGGTTTTATTTTTGCGGTTGATAACTGTAATGGTGCCGGATTTGATCGGGGATTTCGTCAATTGATTCAACGTATGTATCCGCAAGGAGAAGCACAACTGAAACGATTGACTGCAGAACATCCCGTGTTTCGTTGTGAGTATTTACTCGATGCTGAAAGTGTCGAGCTTTACGGAGTGGACGTTGGCTGTCGAACTTCAATTATTTACTGCCCCGATGATCTTGCTTGTTTGTGGGATAAGTGGATGCGATTTCCCTCGAAGAAGCGTTCGGCTCAAGCCACATCAATGATTACACGTGCCATTAGAATTGGTACGAATGTGATTGCTTATGCCACCGGTCGCGAGCCTCCAAACAAACTCGATCAAGAAGAATTAGCCAACCAGGGAGGGGCGCAGGATCAAATTGAACGCGGATTTTTGCAAATAGCAAAACTTCGTCATTCTGGTACCTGGGATGCGGCTCCTCGTGCGTTACGCAATTTATTAAAGGCACTCAATCAAAAAGCAGGCATGGTTGCCTCTACAAAACCATTGAACTTGCCTGCCAGCGATCCGAGTCTTCTGAAATACCCACTGCTCTATATGCATGGACGAACTCAGTTCAGCCTTTCGAAAACAGAACAGGCGACATTAAAGCAGGCACTCGAAAACGGAGCAGTCTTGTTTGCTGATGCCTGTTGCGGCTCTCAACCTTTTGATCAAA
This window encodes:
- a CDS encoding protein kinase domain-containing protein, which produces MIFFNKKSAKKKLSAQLVDLRLVSQQDIDSCLQELQDKSTDDDKLIRLLERKNLITSFQAGRLKSNELEGLVLGDNKLMYQNASGSFARVYRASSLTNGSMVGVKVLRQRWAQDPETVKMFHREAEVCKQFQHKNIVPIYDVGVQDNIHYFTMEFVEGGNLRDFITIRKKLSPQEAINYTIDICEGLEYANRLGYTHRDMKPTNVLMSIQGVAKLIDFGLAGEEDASGAANEAHQRAVEYGTLEKSTGAPRNDPRSDLYFVGTIFYELLCGKPPFPRTKDVEERKKPSRYSQVPSITSLDPDLPISVVNVLEKLMAYQPQERFQSATEAIQELLEVRAQLDDPENKSDAQGASEAKVTAEQTLKISMAPPTILCVENRSKNQDVLRDYLTKHGYRVLILSDVDRALNRIKENAPDCVVFMEDAIGSGAVEAFHKAMELDLDLAAILILSEKNAKTKKKLRKTDRSRILVQPIKIRNLRAKIQKVLQHQLNDSAELTAY
- a CDS encoding DUF4159 domain-containing protein, with the translated sequence MEGSDNRKLSLTLRWILAFVVCFTYCMQPLFTASAQELTAKSVADSIERGRDFLLKNQNESGSWPAPIGSSYSVGVSCLALMAIVNCGMTAKDEPVQRGLKYLRSIRPPGPKGTYQVSLMIMALAAAKDGKRDLTLIQALVSRLEASQVKNGPDAGGWSYGPGMAIGGVGTADRSNSQYAVLALRDAVHAGVPVSLSTWRLIKQYWSTQQSADGGWGYQSRGGKSRGSMTVAGIATMVIVNSMLGDDLKVNPDGTPICCDKKEADQSIERAVRWMTNHFSVGSNPGVNSWLLYYLYGLERAGRLSGTRFFGKHDWYREGAAFLVKRQSVRDGSWKGAGQIEGNPVLGTSFVLLFLSKGLAPVLINKLEYNTKQKVAQNPDAIPNWNHHQNDILNLTDALSGRPDWPKLLTWQTVNLELAIQSGSVQVLRQAPVLFISGLDDPEFGEKETTTLKQYVEQGGFIFAVDNCNGAGFDRGFRQLIQRMYPQGEAQLKRLTAEHPVFRCEYLLDAESVELYGVDVGCRTSIIYCPDDLACLWDKWMRFPSKKRSAQATSMITRAIRIGTNVIAYATGREPPNKLDQEELANQGGAQDQIERGFLQIAKLRHSGTWDAAPRALRNLLKALNQKAGMVASTKPLNLPASDPSLLKYPLLYMHGRTQFSLSKTEQATLKQALENGAVLFADACCGSQPFDQSFRQMIHDMFPTKKLKRIPINHSLFTEQTGHDVRKVRRRQMEVDDVNQPLKAKTVIVEPLLEGIEIDGHLAVIYSKYDISCALEQQASVACAGYIPQDAVNLALNIVRYALLQDIDFKEKVEHLQVD
- a CDS encoding AAA family ATPase, translated to MANEKRDFDDFLEKLKRHHDVMVDELHKVIIGQDDVIEQIMAAIFTGGHCLLVGVPGLAKTLLVSTIAQILDCDFKRIQFTPDLMPSDITGTNVLEEEDSGRRSFRFVQGPVFTNILLADEINRTPPKTQAALLQSMQEREVTVGQETYDLPDPFFVIATQNPIEQEGTYPLPEAQLDRFMFNIKVEYPNLEEEEKILASTSISEKPEIRKVLTAKSIIYLQRQINMIEVGPMTINYVTRLVRATRPSDGSAPQFIKQMVDWGAGPRAGQYLISGGKAIAAMAGRASVSLNDIRRVAIPVLRHRISTNFQAQAEGLVTEDIIARLLEEIPEPNIPKYE